Proteins encoded within one genomic window of Candidatus Binataceae bacterium:
- a CDS encoding NAD(P)H-quinone oxidoreductase, which yields MKAVVAPVAGDASVLRVSQQPAPQPGPQELLIKVAAAGLNRADIGQRMGRYDPPPGTTPILGLECAGEVIAVGAEVSGWRVGERAMALLAGGGYAELATVHHGSAIHVPAALSDVEAAGFPEVYLTAYLELFLLGRVAAGQTVLVHGGGSGVGTAAIQLLREAGAHSIVTAGSADKCERCLRLGADVAINYKDGPFAPKVKAATNGRGVEVVMDIVGAPYLAQNLEVLVTDGRLVLVATQAGAQAEIDLRVVQMKRLSIIGSTLRARTPADKARIVREFLSQFGAALERGALRPPIDSVLPLSEVAQAHRRLEGDHFGKVILAIA from the coding sequence ATGAAAGCGGTAGTAGCGCCTGTTGCCGGCGATGCTTCGGTCTTGCGTGTCAGCCAACAGCCCGCGCCCCAGCCTGGGCCGCAGGAGCTCCTGATCAAGGTCGCCGCGGCGGGACTCAACCGGGCCGATATCGGCCAGCGGATGGGACGCTACGACCCACCGCCTGGAACCACGCCGATCTTGGGGCTGGAGTGCGCCGGCGAAGTGATCGCGGTGGGCGCGGAGGTAAGCGGCTGGCGGGTTGGCGAGCGCGCGATGGCGCTGCTGGCGGGTGGCGGTTACGCCGAGTTGGCCACCGTCCATCATGGCTCGGCTATCCACGTTCCCGCAGCGCTGAGCGACGTTGAAGCCGCGGGTTTTCCCGAAGTGTACCTGACTGCCTACCTCGAGCTGTTTTTATTGGGCCGCGTCGCCGCTGGACAGACCGTGCTGGTTCACGGCGGTGGCAGCGGGGTGGGCACCGCCGCTATCCAGTTGCTGCGCGAGGCTGGCGCCCACTCGATCGTGACCGCCGGCAGCGCCGACAAATGCGAGCGCTGCCTGCGTCTGGGAGCTGACGTTGCGATCAACTACAAGGACGGCCCGTTCGCGCCCAAGGTCAAGGCTGCCACCAACGGCCGCGGGGTCGAAGTCGTGATGGATATCGTCGGCGCACCCTACCTGGCGCAGAATCTGGAGGTCCTGGTCACCGACGGACGGCTGGTGCTGGTGGCGACCCAGGCCGGAGCGCAGGCCGAGATCGATCTGCGCGTGGTGCAGATGAAGCGCTTGTCGATCATCGGCTCGACCTTGCGTGCGCGCACGCCGGCTGACAAGGCCCGCATCGTGCGCGAGTTCCTAAGTCAATTTGGTGCCGCTTTGGAGCGCGGGGCGCTGCGTCCACCAATCGACAGCGTGTTGCCGCTGAGCGAGGTCGCCCAGGCGCATCGGCGCTTGGAGGGAGACCATTTCGGCAAGGTCATTCTGGCCATTGCTTGA
- the queA gene encoding tRNA preQ1(34) S-adenosylmethionine ribosyltransferase-isomerase QueA, with protein MRLSELDYELPPELIAQEPLPRRDSARMLVLQRRSGALEHSRFYKLGRYLREGDLLVLNDTRVFPARLAARKPSGGRVELLLVRPVTDPPGGWLALIRGHRPAAAGSSLALEGGGRLRVVACPRPGRVVVTSDSAQAIEELIAQAGRLALPHYIKREVSGRDSAEYQTVYAAHQGAVAAPTAGLHFTPELLDLLRAQGCAVACLTLHIGPGTFVPLRAQEVEQHGMEAEFYSIPPQAAQSLAHARRVGGRVIAVGTSSVRALESYAITGDLEGYTGLFIYPGFRFKLVEGMITNFHMPRSTVLAMVMAFAGRTPVLDAYHQAIRHRYRLLSYGDAMLIL; from the coding sequence ATGCGACTTAGCGAACTGGATTATGAGCTTCCGCCTGAGCTGATTGCTCAGGAACCGCTGCCGCGGCGCGATAGTGCCCGGATGCTGGTCTTGCAGCGCCGCTCGGGTGCGCTGGAGCATTCGCGCTTCTATAAGTTGGGCCGCTATTTGCGCGAGGGCGACCTGCTGGTGCTCAACGACACCCGCGTCTTTCCCGCTCGCTTGGCGGCGCGCAAGCCCAGCGGTGGTCGCGTTGAGTTGTTGCTGGTGCGGCCGGTGACCGATCCGCCCGGCGGATGGTTAGCCTTGATTCGGGGTCATCGCCCGGCCGCGGCCGGCAGCAGCTTGGCGCTTGAAGGCGGTGGGCGGCTGAGGGTGGTCGCTTGTCCGCGTCCAGGCCGCGTCGTGGTCACCAGCGACTCCGCGCAAGCCATTGAAGAGCTCATCGCCCAGGCCGGACGCTTGGCGCTGCCCCACTACATCAAGCGCGAGGTCTCCGGGCGCGATAGCGCGGAGTACCAAACCGTTTATGCCGCCCATCAGGGTGCCGTCGCGGCCCCTACCGCCGGCCTGCACTTCACCCCGGAGCTGCTCGACTTGCTGCGCGCGCAAGGATGCGCGGTCGCCTGTCTGACCTTGCACATCGGACCGGGAACCTTCGTGCCTTTGCGAGCCCAGGAGGTAGAGCAACATGGGATGGAGGCGGAGTTTTACTCGATTCCGCCCCAGGCGGCGCAAAGCCTGGCCCATGCCCGGCGCGTCGGCGGACGCGTGATTGCGGTGGGGACCAGCTCGGTGCGGGCGCTGGAATCCTACGCCATCACCGGCGATCTGGAGGGTTACACCGGGCTATTCATCTATCCCGGCTTCCGCTTTAAGCTGGTGGAGGGGATGATCACCAACTTTCACATGCCGCGCAGTACCGTGCTTGCGATGGTGATGGCGTTCGCGGGTCGCACGCCTGTGCTCGATGCCTATCACCAGGCGATCCGCCATCGTTACCGCCTGCTCAGCTACGGTGATGCGATGCTGATCCTTTGA